In the Streptomyces sp. 840.1 genome, one interval contains:
- the gmk gene encoding guanylate kinase, whose protein sequence is MAATSRGTSPVPPDARPRLTVLSGPSGVGKSTVVAHMRKVHPEVWLSVSATTRKPRPGERNGVHYFFVDNEEFDKLIANGELLEWAEFAGNRYGTPRRAVQERLEAGEPVLLEIDLQGARLVRQSMADAQLVFLAPPSWDELVRRLTGRGTEAPAVIERRLGAAKIELAAESEFDTTLVNTSVEDVARELLALMLEASGHRAAGD, encoded by the coding sequence ATGGCTGCAACATCCCGGGGGACGTCCCCCGTACCCCCGGACGCACGTCCGCGGCTGACCGTGCTCTCCGGCCCCTCGGGGGTCGGCAAGAGCACGGTCGTCGCGCATATGCGCAAGGTCCACCCCGAGGTATGGCTCTCCGTGTCGGCGACGACCCGCAAGCCCCGCCCCGGCGAACGCAACGGTGTCCACTACTTCTTCGTGGACAACGAGGAGTTCGACAAGCTGATCGCCAACGGCGAGCTGCTGGAGTGGGCCGAGTTCGCCGGCAACCGCTACGGCACGCCGCGCCGCGCCGTGCAGGAGCGGCTCGAGGCGGGCGAGCCGGTACTCCTGGAGATCGATCTCCAGGGTGCCCGGCTGGTCAGGCAGTCGATGGCCGACGCGCAGCTGGTCTTCCTGGCGCCGCCGAGCTGGGACGAGCTGGTCCGCCGGCTCACCGGCCGGGGCACCGAGGCGCCCGCCGTGATCGAGCGCCGGCTCGGCGCGGCCAAGATCGAACTGGCCGCCGAATCCGAGTTCGATACGACGCTTGTCAATACCTCCGTCGAGGATGTGGCACGTGAGCTGCTAGCCTTGATGCTGGAGGCTTCCGGCCACCGTGCCGCCGGCGACTGA
- the pyrF gene encoding orotidine-5'-phosphate decarboxylase: MTPEPFGARLRRAMDTRGPLCVGIDPHASLLTSWGLNDDVAGLERFTRTVVDALADRVAVLKPQSAFFERFGSRGTAVLEKAVEEARAAGALVLMDAKRGDIGSTMGAYAATYLDKDSPLFSDAVTVSPYLGFGSLRPALDAAEVSGSGVFVLALTSNPEGAEVQRATAADGRSLAQLMLDHMAAENEGATPLGSVGAVVGATLGEAGADLAINGPLLAPGIGAQGATPADLPGVFGDTVRNVLPSVSRGVLRHGPDAAGLREAAERFADEVRAAVSEG; this comes from the coding sequence ATGACCCCGGAACCCTTCGGCGCACGACTGCGCCGCGCCATGGACACCCGTGGCCCGCTCTGTGTCGGCATCGACCCGCACGCCTCCCTGCTCACCTCCTGGGGGCTGAACGACGACGTCGCGGGCCTGGAGCGGTTCACCCGCACAGTGGTCGACGCACTGGCGGACCGCGTCGCCGTGCTCAAGCCCCAGTCGGCGTTCTTCGAGCGCTTCGGCTCGCGCGGCACCGCCGTCCTGGAGAAGGCCGTCGAGGAGGCCCGCGCGGCCGGCGCGCTGGTCCTGATGGACGCCAAGCGCGGCGACATCGGCTCCACCATGGGCGCCTACGCGGCCACCTACCTGGACAAGGACTCGCCGCTGTTCTCGGACGCGGTCACCGTCTCGCCGTACCTCGGCTTCGGCTCGCTGCGGCCGGCGCTGGACGCGGCCGAGGTCTCCGGCTCGGGGGTCTTCGTGCTCGCCCTCACCTCCAACCCGGAGGGGGCCGAGGTGCAGCGCGCCACCGCGGCCGACGGCCGCTCGCTGGCCCAGCTGATGCTCGACCACATGGCCGCCGAGAACGAGGGCGCCACCCCGCTCGGCTCGGTCGGCGCGGTCGTCGGAGCCACGCTCGGGGAGGCGGGTGCGGACCTCGCGATCAACGGCCCGCTGCTCGCGCCCGGCATCGGCGCGCAGGGGGCGACCCCCGCAGATCTGCCGGGGGTCTTCGGGGACACCGTGCGCAATGTGCTGCCCAGCGTGAGCCGGGGCGTGCTGCGCCACGGTCCGGACGCGGCAGGGCTGCGCGAAGCGGCCGAGCGGTTCGCGGACGAGGTCCGCGCGGCCGTCTCGGAGGGCTGA
- the coaBC gene encoding bifunctional phosphopantothenoylcysteine decarboxylase/phosphopantothenate--cysteine ligase CoaBC: MEKPKVVLGVSGGIAAYKACELLRRLTESGHDVRVVPTEASLHFVGAATWSALSGHPVSTEVWNDVHEVPHVRIGQHADLVVVAPATADMLAKAAHGLADDLLTNTLLTARCPVVFAPAMHTEMWEHPATRENVATLRRRGAVVIEPAVGRLTGVDTGKGRLPDPAEIFEVCRRVLARGPVAPDLAGRHVVISAGGTREPLDPVRFLGNRSSGKQGYALARTAVARGARVTLVEANTGLPDPSGADVVRAGTAMQLREAVLKAAADADVVVMAAAVADFRPAEYATGKIKKKDGQEPAPITLVRNPDILAEVAGRRARPEQIVVGFAAETDDVLANGREKLRRKGCDLLVVNEVGERRTFGSEENEAVVLAADGEETPVPFGPKEALADTVWDLVSPRLA; encoded by the coding sequence GTGGAGAAGCCGAAGGTCGTACTGGGCGTCAGCGGCGGCATCGCCGCGTACAAGGCGTGTGAGCTGCTGCGGCGGCTGACCGAGTCCGGCCACGACGTACGGGTCGTGCCGACCGAGGCCTCGCTCCACTTCGTCGGCGCGGCCACCTGGTCGGCGCTCTCCGGCCACCCGGTGTCGACCGAGGTCTGGAACGACGTCCACGAGGTCCCGCACGTGCGGATCGGCCAGCACGCCGACCTCGTGGTCGTCGCGCCCGCCACCGCCGACATGCTCGCCAAGGCCGCCCACGGCCTGGCCGACGACCTGCTGACGAACACCCTGCTCACCGCCCGCTGTCCGGTCGTCTTCGCGCCCGCCATGCACACCGAGATGTGGGAGCACCCGGCCACCCGGGAGAACGTCGCCACGCTGCGCCGCCGGGGCGCCGTCGTCATCGAGCCCGCCGTGGGCCGGCTCACCGGCGTCGACACCGGCAAGGGCAGGCTGCCCGACCCGGCGGAGATCTTCGAGGTCTGCCGGCGCGTGCTGGCCCGCGGGCCCGTCGCCCCGGACCTGGCGGGCCGCCACGTGGTGATCAGCGCCGGCGGCACCCGGGAACCGCTCGACCCGGTCCGCTTCCTGGGCAACCGCTCCTCCGGGAAGCAGGGTTACGCACTGGCCCGCACCGCGGTCGCCCGCGGCGCGCGGGTCACGCTCGTGGAGGCCAACACCGGCCTGCCCGACCCGTCCGGGGCCGACGTCGTCCGGGCCGGCACCGCGATGCAGCTGCGCGAGGCGGTGCTGAAGGCGGCGGCGGACGCGGACGTCGTGGTCATGGCGGCGGCGGTGGCCGACTTCCGCCCGGCCGAATACGCCACCGGGAAGATCAAGAAGAAGGACGGCCAGGAGCCCGCGCCGATCACCCTGGTCCGCAACCCGGACATCCTCGCGGAGGTTGCCGGGCGGCGCGCCCGCCCGGAACAGATCGTCGTCGGATTCGCCGCCGAGACCGACGACGTCCTGGCCAACGGGCGCGAGAAGCTCCGCCGCAAGGGCTGCGACCTGCTGGTGGTCAACGAGGTCGGGGAGCGCAGGACCTTCGGCTCCGAGGAGAACGAGGCCGTGGTGCTCGCGGCCGACGGCGAGGAGACCCCGGTGCCGTTCGGGCCCAAGGAAGCGCTCGCCGACACGGTCTGGGACCTCGTGTCGCCGCGTCTTGCGTGA
- a CDS encoding quinone-dependent dihydroorotate dehydrogenase, translating to MYELFFRLVFKRMDPERAHYAAFRWIRLAARTPVLRTFVAAALAPRYEELRTEAFGLRMHGPFGLAAGFDKNAVAIDGMSMLGFDHIEIGTVTGEAQPGNPKKRLFRLVADRALINRMGFNNEGSAAVAARLAARVPVFRTTVGVNIGKTKTVPEAEAAADYVKSTERLAAHADYLVVNVSSPNTPGLRNLQATESLRPLLSAVREAADRTVTGRRVPLLVKIAPDLADEDIDAVADLAVELGLDGIIATNTTIARDTLGLKSSPSLTAETGGLSGAPLKERSLDVVSRLYARVGDRITLVGVGGIEDAEDAWQRILAGATLVQGYSAFIYEGPFYARSIHKGLAARLAASPYATLADAVGAETRKAVK from the coding sequence ATGTACGAACTCTTCTTCCGACTGGTCTTCAAGCGCATGGACCCGGAGCGGGCCCACTACGCCGCGTTCCGCTGGATCCGCCTCGCCGCCCGGACCCCGGTCCTGCGCACCTTCGTCGCCGCCGCGCTCGCCCCCCGCTACGAGGAACTGCGCACCGAGGCCTTCGGGCTGCGGATGCACGGCCCCTTCGGTCTGGCCGCCGGCTTCGACAAGAACGCCGTCGCGATCGACGGCATGTCGATGCTCGGCTTCGACCACATCGAGATCGGCACGGTCACCGGCGAAGCGCAGCCGGGCAACCCGAAGAAGCGGCTGTTCCGCCTCGTCGCGGACCGTGCACTCATCAACCGCATGGGCTTCAACAACGAGGGCTCCGCCGCCGTGGCCGCGCGCCTGGCCGCCCGCGTGCCGGTCTTCCGGACCACGGTCGGCGTCAACATCGGCAAGACCAAGACCGTCCCGGAGGCGGAGGCCGCCGCCGACTACGTGAAGTCCACCGAGCGGCTCGCCGCCCACGCCGACTACCTCGTCGTCAACGTCTCCTCGCCGAACACCCCGGGCCTGCGCAACCTCCAGGCCACCGAGTCGCTGCGCCCGCTGCTGTCCGCCGTGCGCGAGGCCGCCGACCGGACCGTCACCGGCCGCCGGGTCCCGCTGCTCGTCAAGATCGCCCCCGACCTCGCCGACGAGGACATCGACGCCGTCGCGGACCTCGCCGTCGAGCTGGGCCTGGACGGCATCATCGCCACCAACACCACCATCGCCCGCGACACCCTGGGCCTGAAGTCCTCGCCGTCGCTGACCGCAGAGACCGGCGGGCTGTCCGGCGCACCCCTCAAGGAACGCTCCCTGGACGTCGTGAGCCGCCTCTACGCGCGCGTGGGGGACCGGATCACCCTGGTGGGCGTCGGAGGCATCGAGGACGCCGAGGACGCCTGGCAGCGCATCCTCGCCGGTGCCACGCTCGTCCAGGGCTACAGCGCCTTCATCTACGAGGGCCCGTTCTACGCCCGGTCGATCCACAAGGGACTGGCCGCGCGCCTGGCCGCCTCCCCGTACGCCACCCTCGCCGACGCGGTCGGCGCGGAAACCCGGAAGGCCGTGAAATGA
- a CDS encoding integration host factor: MALPPLTPEQRAAALEKAAAARRERAEVKNRLKHSGASLHEVIKSGQENDVIGKMKVSALLESLPGVGKVRAKQIMERLGISESRRVRGLGSNQIASLEREFGGSPA, translated from the coding sequence GTGGCTCTTCCGCCCCTTACCCCTGAACAGCGCGCAGCCGCGCTCGAAAAGGCCGCCGCGGCTCGCCGGGAGCGGGCCGAGGTCAAGAATCGACTCAAGCACTCCGGCGCCTCCCTCCATGAGGTCATCAAGTCGGGCCAGGAGAACGACGTCATCGGGAAGATGAAGGTCTCCGCCCTGCTGGAGTCCCTGCCCGGCGTGGGCAAGGTCCGCGCCAAGCAGATCATGGAGCGGCTCGGCATCTCCGAGAGCCGCCGAGTGCGGGGTCTTGGCTCCAACCAGATCGCATCCCTGGAGCGTGAGTTCGGCGGCAGTCCCGCCTGA
- the rpoZ gene encoding DNA-directed RNA polymerase subunit omega: MSSSITTPEGIINPPIDELLEATDSKYSLVIYAAKRARQINAYYSQLGEGLLEYVGPLVDTHVHEKPLSIALREINAGLLTSEAIEGPAQ; encoded by the coding sequence GTGTCCTCTTCCATCACCACGCCCGAGGGCATCATCAACCCGCCGATTGATGAGCTCCTCGAAGCAACCGACTCGAAGTACAGCCTCGTGATCTACGCAGCCAAGCGCGCGCGCCAGATCAACGCGTACTACTCGCAGCTCGGTGAGGGACTCCTCGAGTACGTCGGCCCGCTCGTCGACACCCACGTGCACGAGAAGCCGCTCTCGATCGCACTCCGCGAGATCAACGCGGGCCTGCTCACCTCCGAGGCCATCGAGGGCCCCGCGCAGTAG
- the metK gene encoding methionine adenosyltransferase, which yields MSRRLFTSESVTEGHPDKIADQISDTILDALLSEDPTSRVAVETLITTGQVHVAGEVTTKAYAPIAQLVRDKILEIGYDSSKKGFDGASCGVSVSIGAQSPDIAQGVDTAYEKRVEGDEDELDKQGAGDQGLMFGYACDETPELMPLPIHLAHRLSRRLSEVRKNGTIPYLRPDGKTQVTIEYDGDKAVRLDTVVVSSQHASDIDLDSLLAPDIREFVVEHVLGQLIEDGIKLDTEGYRLLVNPTGRFEIGGPMGDAGLTGRKIIIDTYGGMARHGGGAFSGKDPSKVDRSAAYAMRWVAKNVVAAGLAARCEVQVAYAIGKAEPVGLFVETFGTAVIETEKIEHAIGEVFDLRPAAIIRDLDLLRPIYAQTAAYGHFGRELPDFTWERTDRVDALRAAAGL from the coding sequence GTGTCCCGCCGTCTCTTCACCTCGGAGTCCGTCACCGAGGGTCACCCCGACAAGATCGCTGACCAGATCAGCGACACCATTCTCGATGCACTCCTCTCCGAGGACCCGACGTCGCGTGTAGCCGTCGAGACCTTGATCACCACAGGTCAGGTGCACGTTGCGGGTGAGGTCACGACCAAGGCCTACGCCCCGATCGCCCAGCTGGTGCGCGACAAGATCCTGGAGATCGGCTACGACTCCTCCAAGAAGGGCTTCGACGGCGCCTCCTGCGGCGTCTCGGTGTCCATCGGCGCGCAGTCGCCCGACATCGCGCAGGGCGTCGACACCGCGTACGAGAAGCGGGTCGAGGGCGACGAGGACGAACTCGACAAGCAGGGCGCCGGCGACCAGGGCCTGATGTTCGGGTACGCCTGCGACGAGACGCCCGAGCTGATGCCGCTGCCGATCCACCTCGCGCACCGGCTCTCGCGCCGGCTGTCCGAGGTCCGCAAGAACGGGACCATCCCGTACCTGCGCCCCGACGGCAAGACCCAGGTCACCATCGAGTACGACGGCGACAAGGCCGTCCGGCTCGACACGGTCGTCGTCTCCTCGCAGCACGCCAGCGACATCGACCTCGACTCGCTCCTCGCGCCCGACATCCGCGAGTTCGTCGTCGAGCACGTTCTCGGGCAGCTGATCGAGGACGGCATCAAGCTGGACACCGAGGGCTACCGCCTGCTGGTCAACCCGACCGGACGCTTCGAGATCGGCGGCCCGATGGGCGACGCCGGCCTCACCGGCCGCAAGATCATCATCGACACCTACGGCGGCATGGCCCGCCACGGCGGCGGCGCCTTCTCCGGCAAGGACCCGTCCAAGGTGGACCGTTCGGCCGCCTATGCGATGCGCTGGGTCGCGAAGAACGTCGTCGCCGCCGGCCTGGCGGCCCGCTGCGAGGTCCAGGTCGCCTACGCGATCGGCAAGGCCGAGCCGGTGGGCCTCTTCGTCGAGACCTTCGGCACCGCCGTGATCGAGACCGAGAAGATCGAGCACGCCATCGGCGAGGTCTTCGACCTCCGCCCGGCCGCGATCATCCGCGACCTCGACCTGCTCCGCCCGATCTACGCCCAGACCGCCGCGTACGGCCACTTCGGCCGCGAGCTTCCCGACTTCACGTGGGAGCGCACGGACCGGGTGGACGCACTGCGCGCCGCCGCGGGCCTGTAG
- the carB gene encoding carbamoyl-phosphate synthase large subunit → MPKRSDIQSVLVIGSGPIVIGQAAEFDYSGTQACRVLKAEGLRVILVNSNPATIMTDPEIADATYVEPITPEFVEKIIAKERPDALLPTLGGQTALNTAISMHENGVLEKYGVELIGANVEAINKGEDRELFKGVVEAVKAKIGYGESARSVICHSMDDIIKGVDTLGGYPVVVRPSFTMGGAGSGFAHDEEELRRIAGQGLTLSPTTEVLLEESILGWKEYELELMRDRNDNVVVVCSIENFDPMGVHTGDSITVAPSMTLTDREYQRLRDIGIAIIREVGVDTGGCNIQFAIDPADGRVIVIEMNPRVSRSSALASKATGFPIAKIAAKLAVGYTLDEIPNDITEKTPASFEPTLDYVVVKAPRFAFEKFPSADSTLTTTMKSVGEAMAIGRNFTEALQKALRSLEKKGSQFAFTGEPGDKAELLAEAVRPTDGRINTVMQAIRAGATQEEVFDSTKIDPWFVDQLFLIKEIADELAAADELVPELLADAKRHGFSDVQIAEIRGLREDVVREVRHALGIRPVYKTVDTCAAEFAAKTPYFYSSYDEESEVAPRTKPAVIILGSGPNRIGQGIEFDYSCVHASFALSDAGYETVMVNCNPETVSTDYDTSDRLYFEPLTLEDVLEIVHAESLAGPIAGVIVQLGGQTPLGLAQALKDNGVPVVGTPPEAIHAAEDRGAFGQVLAEAGLPAPKHGTATTFAGAKAIADEIGYPVLVRPSYVLGGRGMEIVYDETRLAAYISESTEISPTRPVLVDRFLDDAIEIDVDALYDGTELYLGGVMEHIEEAGIHSGDSACALPPITLGGYDIKRLRASTEGIAKGVGVRGLINIQFALSGDILYVLEANPRASRTVPFTSKATAVPLAKAAARISLGATVAELREEGLLPRHGDGGTLPLDAPISVKEAVMPWSRFRDIQGRGVDTVLGPEMRSTGEVMGIDSVFGTAYAKSQAGAYGPLPTKGRAFISVANRDKRTMIFPARELVAHGFELMATSGTAEVLKRNGINARVVRKQSEGEGPNGEKTIVQLIHDGEVDLIVNTPYGTGGRLDGYEIRTAAVARSVPCLTTVQALAAAVQGIDALNHGDVGVRSLQEHAEHLTAARD, encoded by the coding sequence GTGCCTAAGCGCTCCGATATCCAGTCCGTCCTGGTCATCGGCTCCGGTCCGATCGTCATCGGCCAGGCCGCCGAGTTCGACTACTCCGGCACCCAGGCCTGCCGCGTCCTCAAGGCCGAGGGCCTGCGCGTCATCCTGGTGAACTCCAACCCGGCGACGATCATGACCGACCCGGAGATCGCCGACGCCACCTACGTCGAGCCGATCACCCCCGAGTTCGTCGAGAAGATCATCGCCAAGGAGCGCCCCGACGCGCTGCTCCCCACCCTGGGCGGCCAGACCGCGCTGAACACCGCGATCTCCATGCACGAGAACGGTGTCCTGGAGAAGTACGGCGTCGAGCTCATCGGCGCCAACGTCGAGGCCATCAACAAGGGCGAGGACCGCGAGCTCTTCAAGGGCGTCGTCGAGGCCGTCAAGGCGAAGATCGGCTACGGCGAGTCCGCCCGTTCGGTCATCTGCCACTCCATGGACGACATCATCAAGGGCGTCGACACGCTCGGCGGCTACCCCGTCGTCGTCCGTCCCTCCTTCACGATGGGCGGCGCCGGCTCCGGCTTCGCCCACGACGAGGAGGAGCTGCGGCGCATCGCCGGACAGGGCCTCACGCTCTCCCCGACCACCGAGGTGCTCCTGGAGGAGTCCATCCTCGGCTGGAAGGAGTACGAGCTGGAGCTGATGCGCGACCGCAACGACAACGTCGTGGTCGTCTGCTCCATCGAGAACTTCGACCCGATGGGCGTCCACACCGGTGACTCGATCACCGTCGCCCCGTCGATGACGCTCACCGACCGCGAGTACCAGCGGCTGCGCGACATCGGCATCGCGATCATCCGCGAGGTCGGCGTCGACACCGGCGGCTGCAACATCCAGTTCGCCATCGACCCGGCCGACGGCCGGGTCATCGTGATCGAGATGAACCCGCGCGTCTCCCGCTCCTCGGCGCTGGCGTCCAAGGCCACCGGCTTCCCGATCGCCAAGATCGCCGCCAAGCTGGCCGTCGGCTACACGCTCGACGAGATCCCCAACGACATCACCGAGAAGACTCCGGCCTCCTTCGAGCCGACCCTCGACTACGTCGTCGTCAAGGCCCCGCGCTTCGCGTTCGAGAAGTTCCCCTCCGCCGACTCCACCCTCACCACCACCATGAAGTCGGTGGGCGAGGCCATGGCGATCGGCCGGAACTTCACCGAGGCGCTGCAGAAGGCACTGCGCTCGCTGGAGAAGAAGGGCTCGCAGTTCGCCTTCACCGGCGAGCCCGGCGACAAGGCCGAGCTGCTGGCCGAGGCGGTCCGCCCGACCGACGGCCGCATCAACACCGTCATGCAGGCGATCCGGGCCGGCGCCACCCAGGAGGAGGTCTTCGACTCCACGAAGATCGACCCCTGGTTCGTCGACCAGCTCTTCCTCATCAAGGAGATCGCCGACGAGCTGGCCGCCGCCGACGAACTGGTGCCCGAGCTGCTGGCCGACGCCAAGCGGCACGGCTTCTCGGACGTCCAGATCGCCGAGATCCGCGGCCTGCGCGAGGACGTCGTGCGCGAGGTGCGGCACGCGCTCGGCATCCGCCCGGTCTACAAGACGGTCGACACCTGCGCCGCCGAGTTCGCCGCGAAGACGCCGTACTTCTACTCCTCCTACGACGAGGAGAGCGAGGTCGCGCCCCGTACCAAGCCGGCGGTGATCATCCTCGGCTCCGGCCCCAACCGCATCGGCCAGGGCATCGAGTTCGACTACTCCTGCGTCCACGCCTCCTTCGCGCTCAGCGACGCCGGCTACGAGACCGTGATGGTCAACTGCAACCCGGAGACCGTCTCCACGGACTACGACACCTCCGACCGCCTGTACTTCGAGCCGCTGACGCTCGAGGACGTGCTGGAGATCGTCCACGCGGAGTCCCTCGCGGGCCCGATCGCGGGCGTCATCGTCCAGCTCGGCGGCCAGACCCCGCTGGGCCTGGCGCAGGCGCTCAAGGACAACGGCGTGCCCGTCGTCGGCACCCCGCCGGAGGCCATCCACGCCGCCGAGGACCGGGGCGCCTTCGGACAGGTCCTGGCCGAGGCCGGACTGCCCGCGCCCAAGCACGGCACCGCCACCACCTTCGCCGGGGCCAAGGCCATCGCCGACGAGATCGGCTACCCCGTCCTCGTACGCCCCTCGTACGTGCTCGGCGGCCGGGGCATGGAGATCGTCTACGACGAGACCCGGCTCGCCGCGTACATCTCCGAGTCCACCGAGATCAGCCCCACCCGGCCGGTCCTGGTCGACCGCTTCCTCGACGACGCGATCGAGATCGACGTCGACGCGCTCTACGACGGCACCGAGCTCTACCTCGGCGGCGTCATGGAGCACATCGAGGAGGCCGGTATCCACTCCGGTGACTCCGCCTGCGCACTGCCCCCGATCACCCTCGGCGGCTACGACATCAAGCGGCTGCGCGCCTCCACCGAAGGCATCGCCAAGGGCGTCGGCGTCCGCGGACTGATCAACATCCAGTTCGCGCTCTCCGGAGACATCCTCTACGTCCTGGAGGCCAACCCGCGCGCCTCCCGCACCGTCCCCTTCACCTCGAAGGCCACCGCGGTGCCGCTCGCCAAGGCCGCCGCCCGGATCTCGCTGGGCGCGACCGTCGCCGAGCTGCGCGAGGAGGGCCTGCTGCCCAGGCACGGCGACGGCGGCACGCTGCCGCTGGACGCGCCGATCTCCGTCAAGGAGGCCGTCATGCCGTGGTCGCGCTTCCGCGACATCCAGGGCCGGGGCGTCGACACGGTCCTCGGCCCGGAGATGCGCTCCACCGGCGAGGTCATGGGCATCGACTCCGTCTTCGGCACCGCGTACGCGAAGTCGCAGGCGGGCGCCTACGGCCCGCTGCCCACCAAGGGCCGCGCCTTCATCTCGGTGGCCAACCGCGACAAGCGCACGATGATCTTCCCGGCCCGCGAGCTGGTCGCCCACGGCTTCGAGCTGATGGCCACCTCCGGCACCGCCGAAGTCCTCAAGCGCAACGGCATCAACGCCCGCGTCGTGCGCAAGCAGTCCGAGGGCGAGGGCCCCAACGGCGAGAAGACCATCGTCCAGCTGATCCACGACGGCGAGGTCGACCTCATCGTCAACACGCCGTACGGGACCGGCGGCCGGCTCGACGGCTACGAGATCCGCACCGCGGCCGTGGCCAGGTCCGTACCGTGCCTGACCACCGTCCAGGCGCTCGCCGCTGCGGTCCAGGGCATCGACGCCCTCAACCACGGCGACGTGGGGGTCCGCTCCCTCCAGGAACACGCGGAACATCTGACCGCGGCCCGCGACTAG